AGTTCAGTTCGCTGGGGGCCACGCCGTAGCGCTCGCGGAAGGCCGTGGCGAAGTTGGTGGCGTGGCGATAGCCGACGAAATGCGCGGCCTGCTGCACGCTCCAGCCCTGGGCCAGATGCTGGCGGGCCACTTCCAGCCGCCGCTCGCGCAGCCAGCTGAACACCGATTGCCGGTAGGCGGCCTGGAATTTGGCGCGCAGCGTGCTGGGACTCATGCAGGCCAGCTTGGCCAGCGCCTCCAGCGTGTGGTCCTCGCCGGGCGCGTCGTGCAGCCGTTCGCGCACGCGTTCCAGCAGTTGCCGGTCGCGCTGCGACAGGCTCTGATCGGCCGGCGGCGCCTGGTCCAGCGAGGCCAGCGCATGCGCCAGCAGCTGGGCGCCCACGCCCTCGCGCAGCAGGTTGCGCAGCGGGTGGTCCCAGCCGCAGTCCAGCAGGTGCTCGATGGCCAGCAGCAGATGGTTCTGCACCTGCCAGCGCCGCAGCCGCAGGCCGGCCGGCGAGCGCAGCGCCTTCCAGATCATCTCGCTGGCGCGCTCGTCGCCGGCGGCCTCGGGCTCGGACAAGGACAGGTTGACGCTGCGCAGGCGCTGGCCGGCCGGATGGATGCCGGTCATGCATGCGCTGTCGCCATACAAGGCGCTGATGCCACTATGGGCGACCAGCGGCACGTCGTTTTGGCGGTCGAGCTGCGCGCGCGCCTGGCCCTGCAGCATGATGATGGCGGAGAAGCGCGGCGTCATGAAGGACGTGGCTTCGTAGTGATGGTGCACCTGCAGGTCGGACACGACCAGCGTGACGCCGGGCCGGATCTGGTGTTCCTCGACGCGGCCCTCGGCGATGCAAAGGGCGTCGTGGTCGGCGCGCGGCGTGCCCAGCTTGGGCAGGCGGTAGCTGAAGCCGGCCGGGCCGCCCATGCGGTTGAAATCCGCGACGGTGAACCTGGCCGTGGGGGCATTGGGTGGGGTCAAGGTCGTCATCCGCGCTGCTGGTTGAAGCCGACGGCCATGGGCGCGCCGTGGCTGGGGAGATCCGAGACAGGATGCAAATGAGAATAGCACAGATTGCTATTTATTAATTTGCATGCCGGATCGACCGTTGACCGTTGTCGAACTGCGCCAAACAGAATGATTTGCGGCCACCGATATGGTGAACCAAGCGGTCGATTCTCTCGTTTGTCGAGAGCTTGTACAACGTTCGGCTCTTGTGCGCCTGGAACCGGTGGCAGGCGCCCGCGCGCTACGTCGATGCCGCGTAGAGACCGACGCAGCCCAGATCCGTACGCGTGCCCAGCCGGCCATCGGCTGTCCAGGTGAGGGCGACGCGCTTGACGATCTGGTCGATTGCGATCTGGCTCAGGGGGCGCATCGTGGCCAACTCATGCACGTGGACGTGGCCCCGCATGTGAAAAGCGATGCGGCCGCGCGCCGCGTCCACGGCGAAGTTGCTGCCGCCGGGGTCGGCCGCCTCGGGCCAGTCGGCCAGGGGCGCGGCGCTGGCCAGATCGAAGGCCAGCAGCCGCCATCCTCCATAGTTCTCTTTGACGATCAGCGCACGCCGGTCGGGCGTGAAAGCCAACTGTCCGACCATCTTGAAGTCGCCTTCGATGATGGCTTGCCGGGTGCCGCCGGCGATGTCCAGAACCTGGATGCGGCCCGGTTGCACGCAGTACGCCAGCAGGGCGCCGTCCGCCGACAGCGCGCCCGCCAGCTGGGGCGTGTGGCCGCCGTACAGCTCCGGCTCGATGGCCAGGCGCAGCAGATCCTTGCCGGCGGCCAGGTCGCGCACCACGAGTTCAGGCTGCTCGTGCCAAGCCGCCACGGCGCCCTGGCAGTCCAGGAAGCTTGCCGGCTTGCCGTTGGCCCGGGTCAGCGGCTCGATCAGGCCGGTGGCCGGCGTCCAGGCGCGGATCTGGTGGTCGGCCAGCAGCAGGACTCGCTCCTGGCCCGCCACGGGCAGCATGCGCCACAACAAGGTATTCGGCCCGGCAAAGGCAAGGCGCTCGGCGCTGCCGTCCGGAGCGAGGCGCCAGATTTCGTCGCCTTGCCGGGCATCGTCGTAGCGGTTGAGCAGCAGGCCGCCGTCCAGTTCCGCGATGGCCAGGGCGCCGGTGTAGCCGCCGCCCAGATGCCTGAGCATGATGGGCTCGCCCGACGCGGCTGCGGGCGCGACCAGCACCAGGCCCTTGCGCAGGCGCGCGCCTTCTTCCTTGTCCAGGTAGCGACGGGCGCAAGCCGCATCCGCCTGCGGTTTGTCTGTTTCCTTGAGCTTGCCCGGCATGCCGGAAAAGATGGTCACGTTGATCCCGTCGGTTCGCGTGCCCCAGACTTTGCCGGTGGCGGGATCGTGGAAGCTGCGGATACGGATCATGCGGGCCTCTTGCGCGTATGCCGCGTGGCGGCAGAGGGCGGGCGCATGGCGCCGCCGGGTCGCCAGCGGGCTGCGTGGCCCGCTGGCGGTTCCGTCGATTGTAGGGCGGCGCGCCGCCATGGCTCCCGGGAACGGCGGACGCCGGCATGCGGGGCAGGATCAGGCCGCGCAATTGCCGATGCGCTCGCCCATGACGCGCCGGTACCACTCATGGAAATGCAGCATGCCGTCCTCCATCGGCGACTGGTACGGGCCGCTCTCGGACACGCCCCGGCGCAGCAGGGCGAGCCGGCCGGCGTCCATGCGTTCGCCGATCTCGTCGTCCTCGACGGCGGTTTCCATATAGGCGGCGCGCTGGGCCTCGACGAACTCGCGCTCGAACAGCGCGATTTCCTCGGGGTAATAGAACTCGGCGATGTTGATGGTTTCCTGCGGGCTCTTGGGATAGAGCGTGGACAGCACCAGCACGTGCGGATACAGCTCGATCATGTGGGTGGGGAAGTAGGTCACCCAGATCGCGCCGTAGTCCGGCGCCGAGCCGCCGCGATAGCGCATCAGCGTGTCGTGCCAGTCGCGGTATACGTCGGAGCCGGGCTTCTCCAGCGAGTCGTGCACGCCGACGCGCTGCAGGCTGTATTGTTCGGCGAATTCCCAGGACAGGTCCTCGCAGGTCACGAAGCGGCCCAGGCCGGGATGGAAGGGGCCGACGTGGTAGTCCTCCAGGTAGACCTCGATGAAGGTCTTCCAGTTGTAGTTGCATTGATGGACTTCCACATGGTCCAGCACGTAGTCGCTGAAGTCGAACTCCGGCCGGCTGAACAGCCGGCCCAGGTCGGCCAGCGGATCGCGCGGCCCCTCGAACAGCAGGCCGTGGCAGGATTTCAGCGGGAAGCGCGGCAGGTTCAGGCAGGGCGTGCTGGGGAACTGCGGCGCGCCCAGGATCTGGCCTCGGTTGTCGTAAGTCCAGCGGTGCAGCGGGCAGACGATGTTGCCGCCGGTGGCGGTCAGGTTGCCGGCGGGATTGCCCGGCCCGGTCACGGCGCCAGTCTGGCCGCCCAGGATCAGGGCCTGGCGGTGGCGGCAGACGTTGGAGATCAGCTCCACGCCGCCGGGGTTGCGCACCAGCACGCGGCCGCCTTCCTCGTGCGGCAGGCGGCGCCAGTCGCCGGGCTCGGGCACGCCTTTCTCGTGGCCGACGTAGATGGCGGATTGCTTGAATATGGTTTCCTGCTCGCGGGCGAACAGCTCTTCGTCGAAATAGGCGCGCACGTGCAGCGGGCTGAGCGCCTGCTGCACATGCGCCAGGCTGGCGATGTCCGTCATGATGCGACTCCTAGGGCCTGGGCGCG
The Achromobacter sp. AONIH1 DNA segment above includes these coding regions:
- a CDS encoding helix-turn-helix transcriptional regulator, whose amino-acid sequence is MTTLTPPNAPTARFTVADFNRMGGPAGFSYRLPKLGTPRADHDALCIAEGRVEEHQIRPGVTLVVSDLQVHHHYEATSFMTPRFSAIIMLQGQARAQLDRQNDVPLVAHSGISALYGDSACMTGIHPAGQRLRSVNLSLSEPEAAGDERASEMIWKALRSPAGLRLRRWQVQNHLLLAIEHLLDCGWDHPLRNLLREGVGAQLLAHALASLDQAPPADQSLSQRDRQLLERVRERLHDAPGEDHTLEALAKLACMSPSTLRAKFQAAYRQSVFSWLRERRLEVARQHLAQGWSVQQAAHFVGYRHATNFATAFRERYGVAPSELN
- a CDS encoding WD40 repeat domain-containing protein encodes the protein MIRIRSFHDPATGKVWGTRTDGINVTIFSGMPGKLKETDKPQADAACARRYLDKEEGARLRKGLVLVAPAAASGEPIMLRHLGGGYTGALAIAELDGGLLLNRYDDARQGDEIWRLAPDGSAERLAFAGPNTLLWRMLPVAGQERVLLLADHQIRAWTPATGLIEPLTRANGKPASFLDCQGAVAAWHEQPELVVRDLAAGKDLLRLAIEPELYGGHTPQLAGALSADGALLAYCVQPGRIQVLDIAGGTRQAIIEGDFKMVGQLAFTPDRRALIVKENYGGWRLLAFDLASAAPLADWPEAADPGGSNFAVDAARGRIAFHMRGHVHVHELATMRPLSQIAIDQIVKRVALTWTADGRLGTRTDLGCVGLYAAST
- a CDS encoding aromatic ring-hydroxylating dioxygenase subunit alpha, translating into MTDIASLAHVQQALSPLHVRAYFDEELFAREQETIFKQSAIYVGHEKGVPEPGDWRRLPHEEGGRVLVRNPGGVELISNVCRHRQALILGGQTGAVTGPGNPAGNLTATGGNIVCPLHRWTYDNRGQILGAPQFPSTPCLNLPRFPLKSCHGLLFEGPRDPLADLGRLFSRPEFDFSDYVLDHVEVHQCNYNWKTFIEVYLEDYHVGPFHPGLGRFVTCEDLSWEFAEQYSLQRVGVHDSLEKPGSDVYRDWHDTLMRYRGGSAPDYGAIWVTYFPTHMIELYPHVLVLSTLYPKSPQETINIAEFYYPEEIALFEREFVEAQRAAYMETAVEDDEIGERMDAGRLALLRRGVSESGPYQSPMEDGMLHFHEWYRRVMGERIGNCAA